From one Tachysurus vachellii isolate PV-2020 chromosome 23, HZAU_Pvac_v1, whole genome shotgun sequence genomic stretch:
- the smad3a gene encoding mothers against decapentaplegic homolog 3a — MSILPFTPPIVKRLLGWKKGEQNSQEEKWCEKAVKSLVKKLKKTGQLDELEKAITTQNANTKCITIPRSLDGRLQVSHRKGLPHVIYCRLWRWPDLQSHHELRAMDLCEFAFHMKKDEVCVNPYHYQRVETPVLPPVLVPRHTEIPSEFPLLDDYSHSIPENTNFPAGIEPPSNYIAETPPPGYLSEDGETSDYSLNPSMDTGSPSLSPNSLSPPPSTLDLQPVTYCEPAFWCSISYYELNQRVGEIFHASQPSLTVDGFTDPSNSERFCLGLLSNINRNAAVELTRRHIGRGVRLYYIGGEVFAECLSDSAIFVQSPNCNQRYGWHPATVCKIPPGCNLKIFNNQEFAALLAQSVNQGFEAVYQLTRMCTIRMSFVKGWGAEYRRQTVTSTPCWIELHLNGPLQWLDKVLTQMGSPSIRCSSES, encoded by the exons ATGTCTATTTTACCTTTTACTCCACCGATCGTGAAAAGACTTTTGGGGTGGAAAAAGGGAGAGCAAAACAGCCAGGAGGAGAAATGGTGCGAGAAGGCAGTTAAAAGCTTGGTGAAGAAGCTGAAGAAGACTGGACAGCTAGACGAACTGGAGAAAGCCATCACCACCCAGAACGCAAACACCAAGTGTATCACCATCCCGAG gtctcTTGACGGGAGGTTACAGGTGTCTCATAGGAAAGGTCTCCCTCATGTGATCTACTGCCGGCTGTGGCGCTGGCCAGACCTTCAGTCTCACCACGAGCTGAGAGCCATGGATCTGTGTGAGTTTGCTTTCCATATGAAGAaggatgaggtgtgtgtgaaccCCTACCACTATCAGCGGGTAGAAACGCCAG TTCTTCCACCAGTTCTCGTCCCTCGCCACACTGAGATTCCCAGTGAATTTCCTCTACTGGATGACTACAGTCACTCCATCCCTGAAAACACCAATTTCCCTGCTGGCATTGAGCCACCAAGCAACTACATTGCAG AAACACCTCCTCCAGGCTACCTGAGCGAGGATGGGGAGACCAGTGACTACTCCCTGAACCCTAGCATGGACACAG GATCCCCAAGCCTCTCACCAAATTCTTTATCTCCACCACCGAGCACCTTAG ACCTGCAACCTGTGACGTACTGTGAGCCAGCGTTCTGGTGCTCCATATCCTACTATGAGCTGAACCAGCGGGTGGGGGAAATCTTCCACGCATCCCAGCCTTCTCTCACAGTAGACGGGTTTACTGATCCATCCAACTCGGAGCGTTTCTGCCTGGGCCTGCTATCCAATATAAACCGCAATGCTGCCGTGGAGCTCACACGCAGACACATTG gccGGGGAGTGCGTTTATACTACATAGGAGGTGAGGTGTTTGCTGAATGTCTCAGTGACAGCGCTATCTTTGTTCAGAGTCCCAACTGCAACCAGCGCTATGGCTGGCACCCTGCCACCGTCTGCAAGATCCCACCAG GCTGTAATCTGAAGATCTTCAATAATCAAGAGTTTGCTGCTCTTTTGGCCCAATCTGTGAACCAAGGCTTTGAGGCTGTGTATCAGCTGACCCGCATGTGCACCATCCGCATGAGTTTTGTTAAGGGCTGGGGAGCTGAGTACAG GCGGCAGACGGTCACCAGCACCCCCTGCTGGATAGAGCTGCACCTGAACGGACCCCTGCAGTGGCTGGATAAGGTTCTCACCCAGATGGGCTCTCCCTCCATCCGCTGCTCCAGCGAGTCCTAG